In one Vulgatibacter incomptus genomic region, the following are encoded:
- the rpmA gene encoding 50S ribosomal protein L27, producing the protein MAHKKGQGSSRNGRDSAGQRRGVKRFGGQAVIPGNIIIRQCGTKIHPGTGVGMGRDYTIFATVPGVVTFERFGKDRKRVSVIPAQA; encoded by the coding sequence ATGGCACATAAAAAGGGCCAGGGCTCGTCCAGGAACGGTCGCGACTCTGCCGGCCAGCGACGCGGCGTCAAGCGCTTCGGCGGCCAGGCCGTGATCCCCGGCAACATCATCATCCGGCAGTGCGGCACCAAGATCCACCCGGGCACCGGCGTGGGCATGGGCCGTGACTACACGATCTTCGCCACGGTCCCCGGCGTCGTGACCTTCGAGCGCTTCGGCAAGGACCGGAAGCGCGTGTCGGTCATCCCGGCGCAGGCCTGA
- the obgE gene encoding GTPase ObgE, with the protein MKFVDQVRIFVKAGDGGHGAVAFRREKFIAKGGPSGGDGANGGSVIFRADTQLTTLLDYRYQQHHRAPNGQPGMGSDCNGRGGEDLVLRVPVGTVFKDAETHEILSDLAEPGQEWTAARGGRGGLGNMNFATSTRQAPRFAQPGTPGEETTLLLELKLLADVGLIGYPNAGKSTLISVVSRAKPKIADYPFTTLVPNLGVVGYKDHKSFVVADIPGLIEGASEGAGLGHQFLRHVERCRILVHLVDASAPDLDPERALDTDFATINRELARYSQELAGRPQIVALNKCDLPEARERAEAFAKKLRRRKNAPKVFLISAATRDGVDALVDACAEVLWSAQA; encoded by the coding sequence ATGAAGTTCGTCGATCAGGTTCGAATCTTCGTAAAAGCCGGTGACGGCGGCCACGGCGCGGTGGCGTTCCGCCGCGAGAAGTTCATCGCCAAGGGCGGCCCCTCCGGCGGCGACGGGGCCAACGGCGGCAGCGTGATCTTCCGCGCCGACACCCAGCTCACCACGCTTTTGGACTACCGCTACCAGCAGCACCACCGGGCGCCGAACGGGCAGCCGGGCATGGGCTCGGATTGCAACGGCCGCGGAGGCGAGGATCTCGTCCTGCGGGTGCCGGTGGGCACGGTGTTCAAGGACGCGGAGACGCACGAGATCCTCTCGGATCTCGCGGAGCCCGGCCAGGAGTGGACCGCAGCGAGGGGCGGGCGGGGCGGCCTCGGCAACATGAACTTCGCCACCTCGACCCGCCAGGCGCCGCGCTTCGCCCAGCCCGGGACACCGGGTGAGGAGACGACGCTCCTCCTGGAGCTCAAGCTCCTGGCCGACGTCGGCCTCATCGGCTATCCCAACGCGGGCAAGTCGACGCTGATCTCGGTGGTCTCCCGGGCGAAGCCGAAGATCGCCGACTATCCGTTCACCACCCTGGTGCCGAACCTGGGCGTGGTCGGCTACAAGGATCACAAGAGCTTCGTCGTCGCCGACATCCCCGGTCTCATCGAGGGTGCGAGCGAGGGCGCGGGGCTGGGACACCAGTTCCTGCGGCACGTGGAGCGCTGCCGGATCCTCGTCCACCTGGTGGACGCCTCGGCGCCGGACCTCGACCCGGAGCGGGCGCTAGATACCGACTTCGCGACGATCAACCGGGAGCTCGCCCGCTACTCCCAGGAGCTCGCGGGGCGGCCCCAGATCGTCGCGCTGAACAAGTGCGACCTGCCGGAGGCCCGGGAGCGGGCCGAGGCGTTCGCGAAGAAGCTGCGCAGGCGCAAGAACGCGCCGAAGGTCTTCCTGATCTCGGCTGCGACGCGAGACGGGGTCGACGCCCTCGTCGACGCCTGTGCGGAGGTTCTCTGGAGCGCGCAGGCGTGA
- a CDS encoding outer membrane lipoprotein carrier protein LolA, whose protein sequence is MKSLIATALLAAAGTSAQAATPAPATPATTAPAKAPPLAMPSDVAALVAKLQAFYEKSPGLDTRFDQSFTQGGMPSRLGGATAKGRMRFRKPDGATGPLMRWDYDDGRILLLVKDRSWTFDPDTKQATEYRVDPGQLSAAVTFMWGKGRLAEEFEIVQSKRDFGGDGTALELTPRKPSGFSKVFLVADPATGKVSRSVVVQSNGSENHLIFHDTQANAKVVQADFDPDRAFPAGTSRVRAAVPGQ, encoded by the coding sequence ATGAAGAGCCTCATTGCGACGGCGCTGCTCGCGGCCGCCGGAACTTCGGCCCAGGCGGCCACGCCCGCCCCTGCAACCCCTGCGACCACGGCGCCCGCCAAGGCGCCGCCGTTGGCGATGCCCTCCGACGTCGCCGCGCTGGTGGCGAAGCTCCAGGCCTTCTACGAGAAGAGCCCGGGCCTCGACACCCGCTTCGATCAGAGCTTCACCCAGGGCGGGATGCCGTCGAGGCTCGGCGGGGCGACCGCCAAGGGCCGGATGCGCTTCCGGAAGCCCGATGGTGCGACCGGGCCGCTGATGCGCTGGGATTACGACGACGGCCGGATCCTGCTGCTCGTGAAGGATCGGAGCTGGACCTTCGATCCCGACACGAAGCAGGCGACCGAGTACCGCGTGGATCCGGGGCAGCTCTCGGCAGCCGTCACCTTCATGTGGGGCAAGGGCCGCCTGGCCGAAGAGTTCGAAATCGTGCAGTCGAAGCGCGACTTCGGCGGCGACGGGACGGCGCTGGAGCTCACGCCCCGGAAGCCCTCGGGCTTCTCCAAGGTCTTCCTGGTCGCCGATCCCGCCACCGGAAAGGTGAGCCGCTCGGTGGTGGTCCAGTCGAACGGCAGCGAGAACCACCTGATCTTCCACGACACCCAGGCGAACGCGAAGGTCGTTCAGGCGGACTTCGATCCCGATCGCGCGTTCCCCGCCGGCACGTCCCGGGTGCGGGCCGCGGTCCCTGGGCAGTAG
- a CDS encoding 3'(2'),5'-bisphosphate nucleotidase CysQ family protein encodes MKYDFTKELQVAARLAREAGRILLDVYDTEYEVTQKPGGGGPVTIADERANAFIVRGLREAFPDDGVVAEESEETSDAARFSRCWFVDPLDGTKEFVQHNDQFAIHIGLAVDGEATVGVVYQPVDDKCYSGVVGLGCTLEERGVARVLRLPSVAHVPMRMVVSRSHRTKRLLDLCESLGIEEVQHVGSVGIKCGMIAAADADLYVHASRISYRWDACAPEVIVRAAGGFFGDMAGQPYRYDGTELQNLRGIVACHPAVLDEVLPAIEQTGREAAILS; translated from the coding sequence GTGAAATACGACTTCACCAAGGAGCTCCAGGTCGCCGCCCGCCTCGCGCGGGAGGCGGGCCGGATCCTCTTGGACGTCTACGACACCGAGTACGAGGTGACCCAGAAGCCCGGCGGCGGCGGCCCGGTGACCATCGCCGACGAGCGCGCCAACGCGTTCATCGTGCGGGGCCTCCGGGAGGCCTTTCCGGACGACGGCGTCGTGGCGGAGGAGTCCGAAGAGACCTCCGACGCCGCGCGCTTCTCGCGCTGCTGGTTCGTCGATCCCCTCGACGGGACCAAGGAGTTCGTCCAGCACAACGACCAGTTCGCCATCCACATCGGCCTCGCGGTCGACGGCGAGGCGACGGTGGGCGTGGTCTATCAGCCGGTGGACGACAAGTGCTACTCGGGCGTCGTCGGCCTGGGCTGCACTCTCGAGGAGCGGGGCGTCGCCCGCGTACTCCGGCTGCCCTCCGTGGCGCACGTGCCCATGCGCATGGTCGTCTCGCGATCGCATCGCACCAAGCGGCTGCTCGACCTCTGCGAGTCCCTCGGAATCGAAGAGGTTCAGCACGTGGGCTCGGTGGGGATCAAGTGCGGGATGATCGCGGCCGCCGACGCGGACCTCTACGTCCACGCGAGCCGCATCAGCTACCGGTGGGACGCCTGCGCACCCGAGGTGATCGTCCGCGCCGCCGGCGGCTTCTTCGGCGACATGGCGGGGCAGCCGTACCGCTACGACGGCACGGAGCTCCAGAACCTGCGCGGAATCGTCGCCTGCCATCCGGCGGTGCTGGACGAGGTACTGCCCGCGATCGAACAGACCGGCAGGGAAGCCGCCATTCTGAGCTGA
- the rimO gene encoding 30S ribosomal protein S12 methylthiotransferase RimO, translating to MLGGLVQDGWELTEAPDDADVIVVNTCAFIEASKTESVDAILEASQWKEKGRAKKVVVAGCLSQRYPEELAKELPEVDHFLGTSAYAQLPNLLKDVSASKQVIPDPDYIHSSATPRINSLPSYTAYLKIAEGCDNECAFCIIPTLRGDQRSRPIDDVVREARTLAEQGARELNLVAQDLTAYGHDLPGRPKLHELVRALGEVEGVRWIRLHYAYPRNFPDELIAAIRDTPQVVKYLDMPVQHASDRLLRAMRRGRNSTFLRELLGKLRTEIPGIVLRTSLIVGLPGETEEDFALLLDFIREQRFDHLGIFRYSQEEGTLAGEMEDQLPEEVKAARWEQAMALQAEIRMEQQQAWVGKEIEVLVEGPHEETEHLLVGRHAGQAPEIDGQVIINDLPEGGVAAGDLVRVRVEEAYEYDLVGAATEVLLRAPVIERPAPRSVKLPVFVAHR from the coding sequence ATGCTCGGCGGCCTGGTCCAGGACGGCTGGGAGCTCACCGAGGCCCCCGACGACGCCGACGTGATCGTCGTGAACACTTGCGCCTTCATCGAGGCCTCGAAGACGGAGTCCGTGGACGCGATCCTCGAGGCCTCCCAGTGGAAGGAGAAGGGCCGGGCGAAGAAGGTCGTGGTCGCCGGCTGCCTCTCCCAGCGCTACCCCGAGGAGCTCGCCAAGGAGCTGCCCGAGGTCGACCACTTCCTCGGCACCTCGGCCTACGCCCAGCTCCCCAACCTGCTGAAGGACGTGAGCGCGAGCAAGCAGGTGATCCCCGATCCCGACTACATCCACAGCTCGGCGACGCCCCGGATCAACTCGCTCCCCTCGTACACCGCGTACCTGAAGATCGCCGAGGGCTGCGACAACGAGTGCGCCTTCTGCATCATCCCGACGCTCCGGGGCGATCAGCGCTCCCGGCCGATCGACGACGTGGTGCGCGAGGCCCGCACGCTCGCCGAGCAGGGCGCCCGCGAGCTCAACCTCGTCGCGCAGGATCTCACCGCCTACGGCCACGACCTCCCCGGCAGGCCCAAGCTCCACGAGCTCGTCCGCGCGCTGGGCGAGGTGGAGGGCGTGCGATGGATCCGCCTCCACTACGCCTACCCGCGCAACTTCCCCGACGAGCTGATCGCTGCCATCCGCGACACGCCGCAGGTGGTGAAGTACCTGGACATGCCGGTGCAGCACGCGAGCGACAGGCTCCTTCGCGCCATGCGCCGCGGCCGCAACTCCACGTTCCTCCGGGAGCTCCTCGGCAAGTTGCGCACGGAGATCCCCGGCATCGTGCTGCGAACCTCCCTGATCGTCGGCCTGCCCGGCGAGACCGAAGAGGACTTTGCGCTGCTCCTCGACTTCATCCGTGAGCAGCGCTTCGACCACCTCGGGATCTTCCGCTACTCGCAGGAGGAGGGCACCCTCGCCGGCGAGATGGAGGATCAGCTCCCGGAGGAGGTTAAGGCCGCGCGCTGGGAGCAGGCCATGGCCCTCCAGGCCGAGATCCGGATGGAGCAGCAGCAGGCCTGGGTCGGCAAGGAGATCGAGGTCCTGGTCGAGGGTCCCCACGAGGAGACCGAGCACCTACTGGTGGGCCGGCACGCGGGCCAGGCGCCGGAGATCGACGGACAGGTGATCATCAACGACCTCCCGGAGGGCGGCGTGGCCGCCGGCGATCTGGTGCGGGTTCGGGTGGAGGAGGCGTACGAGTACGACCTTGTCGGCGCCGCGACCGAGGTGCTCCTGCGAGCGCCCGTGATCGAGCGCCCTGCCCCGCGGAGCGTGAAGCTCCCGGTCTTCGTGGCGCACCGGTGA
- a CDS encoding YajQ family cyclic di-GMP-binding protein → MPSFDIVSKVDLQEVDNAMNQARKELQGRWDFKGVPVDISMADDKKGLVLKTDGEERLDALWDVLLGKLLKRGLTANSLERGKKEPVGGKQFKQSVQLQQGIPTEKAKELTKLIKDSKLKVQASIQGESLRVTGKDRDELQAAIRLCRESADKLHLDMQFENFRD, encoded by the coding sequence ATGCCTTCGTTCGACATCGTCTCGAAGGTCGACCTGCAGGAGGTCGACAACGCCATGAACCAGGCCCGTAAGGAGCTCCAGGGCCGCTGGGACTTCAAGGGCGTCCCGGTCGACATCTCCATGGCCGACGACAAGAAGGGCCTGGTCCTGAAGACCGACGGCGAGGAGCGCCTGGACGCCCTCTGGGACGTGCTCCTGGGCAAGCTCCTGAAGCGGGGCCTCACCGCCAACTCCCTCGAGAGGGGAAAGAAGGAGCCGGTGGGAGGAAAGCAGTTCAAGCAGTCCGTTCAGCTCCAGCAGGGCATCCCGACCGAGAAGGCCAAGGAGCTCACCAAGCTGATCAAGGACTCGAAGCTCAAGGTCCAGGCCTCGATCCAGGGCGAATCCCTACGGGTCACCGGCAAGGATCGGGACGAGCTTCAGGCCGCGATCCGGCTCTGCCGCGAGAGCGCGGACAAGCTCCACCTCGACATGCAGTTCGAAAACTTCCGCGACTGA
- a CDS encoding ribonuclease J: MLRIIPLGGLGEVGLNAMVFESEDQAFLVDCGIMFPQAEALGVDVVLPDFTYLRELGDKLKGVVLTHGHEDHIGALPFLLKDRPLPVYGSPFTLGLLAPKLEEFGIRAPLTELAAGSSVDLGEAFRVEGVRVTHSIPDALGLAIHTPEGLVVHTGDFKIDHSPIDELPTDLQRFARLGGDGILALLSDSTNSERPGTSLSERQVGRALEEIFAKAKSRVVIATFASNIHRIQQVLDVSRLFGRKVVLVGRSMQQNTRIASELGLLDIPLGLVVDVEEGRRLRHHEVTVLSTGAQGEPRSALMRMALGDPNAPMPVDEGDLVVLSSRFIPGNEVAIGHMVNRLAMRGAEVVYEGAEDLHASGHAYREEQRLMLRITNPRHFVPIHGEYRHLVRHVKTAHEVGIPDSSCHLITDGEVLQFEGGRAFVNGTVASGRVYVDRRGGPDVPELTLRERALIAETGLVTAVVVIDRSTGALVRGPELTARGIAVPDEAALLADVRREVHAAVESLSPVLRGDTTLVQEEVRRAVRRAYKRSTERKPVVLPLVIEL, from the coding sequence GTGCTCCGGATCATCCCACTCGGAGGCCTCGGCGAGGTCGGCCTCAACGCCATGGTCTTCGAGTCGGAGGACCAGGCGTTCCTCGTGGACTGCGGGATCATGTTCCCCCAGGCGGAGGCCCTGGGCGTGGACGTGGTCCTGCCGGACTTCACGTACCTGCGGGAGCTGGGCGACAAGCTGAAGGGCGTGGTCCTCACCCACGGCCACGAGGACCACATCGGCGCGCTGCCCTTCCTGCTCAAGGATCGGCCGCTCCCCGTCTACGGCTCGCCTTTCACCCTGGGCCTCCTCGCCCCCAAGCTCGAGGAGTTCGGGATCCGGGCGCCCCTCACGGAGCTGGCGGCAGGCAGCTCCGTGGACCTCGGCGAGGCCTTCCGGGTGGAAGGCGTCCGGGTCACCCACTCGATCCCCGACGCCCTCGGCCTCGCGATCCACACGCCGGAAGGCCTGGTGGTCCACACGGGCGACTTCAAGATCGACCACTCGCCCATCGACGAGCTCCCCACGGACCTGCAGCGCTTCGCGCGCCTCGGCGGCGACGGGATCCTCGCGCTCCTCTCCGACTCCACCAACTCCGAGCGCCCCGGCACCAGTCTCTCGGAGCGCCAGGTGGGCCGCGCCCTGGAGGAGATCTTCGCGAAGGCCAAATCCCGCGTGGTGATCGCCACCTTCGCGTCGAACATCCACCGGATCCAGCAGGTCCTCGACGTCTCCCGCTTGTTCGGCCGCAAGGTGGTGCTGGTCGGCCGCTCCATGCAGCAGAACACGCGGATCGCCAGCGAGCTCGGCCTCCTGGACATCCCGCTCGGCCTCGTGGTCGACGTGGAAGAAGGCCGCAGGCTCCGCCACCACGAGGTCACGGTGCTCTCCACCGGCGCCCAGGGCGAGCCGCGCTCGGCGCTGATGCGGATGGCCCTGGGCGATCCCAACGCGCCCATGCCCGTCGACGAGGGTGACCTGGTGGTCCTCTCCTCGCGCTTCATCCCGGGAAACGAGGTCGCGATCGGCCACATGGTGAACCGCCTCGCCATGAGGGGCGCGGAGGTGGTCTACGAGGGCGCAGAGGACCTCCACGCCTCGGGCCACGCCTACCGCGAGGAGCAGCGGCTGATGCTCCGGATCACCAACCCGCGCCACTTCGTCCCGATCCACGGTGAGTATCGGCACCTGGTTCGCCACGTGAAGACCGCCCACGAGGTCGGGATCCCCGACAGCTCCTGCCACCTGATCACCGACGGCGAGGTCCTCCAGTTCGAGGGGGGCAGGGCCTTCGTGAACGGCACGGTGGCGTCGGGGCGGGTCTACGTCGACAGGCGGGGCGGGCCCGACGTCCCCGAGCTCACCCTCCGCGAGCGGGCGCTCATCGCCGAGACGGGCCTCGTCACGGCCGTGGTCGTAATCGACCGCTCGACCGGCGCCCTGGTCCGGGGTCCGGAGCTCACCGCCCGCGGGATCGCGGTGCCGGACGAGGCGGCCCTCCTCGCGGACGTGCGCCGGGAGGTCCACGCCGCGGTCGAGAGCCTGAGCCCCGTGCTCCGCGGCGACACGACCCTGGTGCAGGAGGAGGTGCGCCGCGCCGTCCGCCGTGCCTATAAGCGGAGCACCGAGCGCAAGCCCGTCGTGCTGCCGCTAGTGATCGAGCTATAG
- a CDS encoding DUF4239 domain-containing protein encodes MHATAVATIVLGCILGSVVAGSILRALVPQHHLSEESRSALKLGTGMVATLSALVLGLLVSSAKSNFDALNAGLRETGARIITLDRLLAHYGAEAGEARRLLKDVVEATIERVWPEEASGTQPRQMGASIGALSKLMDQIDRLPVEGVQERAFQSQTLAMSTQLTLSFWQLAERTQTALPFRVLVILVFWLCILFAEVGLFAPRNLTVAVVVALSALSTSAAIYLILEMNLPLTGAVKVSSGPLRAAAAQLGK; translated from the coding sequence TTGCACGCGACTGCCGTGGCCACGATCGTGCTCGGGTGCATCCTCGGCAGCGTCGTGGCGGGGTCGATCCTTCGCGCGCTGGTCCCGCAGCACCACCTCAGCGAAGAGTCCCGGAGCGCCCTGAAGCTGGGCACGGGGATGGTCGCGACGCTGAGCGCCCTCGTCCTCGGCCTCCTCGTCAGCTCGGCGAAGAGCAACTTCGACGCGCTGAACGCAGGTCTCCGTGAGACGGGCGCGAGGATCATCACCCTCGACCGGCTCCTCGCCCACTACGGGGCCGAGGCGGGCGAGGCTCGGCGCCTCTTGAAGGACGTCGTGGAGGCGACGATCGAGCGGGTTTGGCCGGAGGAGGCGAGCGGCACTCAGCCGAGGCAGATGGGCGCCTCGATCGGTGCCCTCTCCAAGTTGATGGACCAGATCGATCGGCTGCCGGTCGAAGGCGTACAGGAGCGCGCCTTCCAGTCCCAGACCCTCGCGATGAGCACGCAGCTCACCCTATCGTTTTGGCAGCTCGCGGAGAGGACCCAGACGGCCCTGCCGTTCCGCGTGCTCGTGATCCTCGTCTTCTGGCTCTGCATCCTCTTTGCCGAGGTGGGGCTCTTCGCCCCGCGGAACCTGACCGTGGCGGTGGTCGTCGCCCTGAGCGCGCTGTCCACGTCCGCGGCGATCTACCTGATCCTCGAGATGAACCTGCCGTTGACCGGGGCAGTCAAGGTCTCGAGCGGGCCGTTGCGGGCGGCTGCGGCGCAGCTCGGCAAATGA
- a CDS encoding bile acid:sodium symporter family protein produces the protein MDVLKLVTTISLVCLMLMEGLGVDVRGLLDLRRRPMLFVRAFIAVDVLVPVAAWIVIVLIRPLRPVVGAVALLAACPIAPLAFRRITQAGGQRETAGAIHIVLSVLAVVTTPVTIVLLGRALGFRAEVEPMPVARQVALGLVVPFAAGIGARALWPELAGKVRRPGARVALLFLMAVFVLVLVFNARALVELGVREYLAMAAFVAAALALGHAVGGGDSRERTVFAMESASRNLGLAFFIASVQVGENVALPILVPYGVVFLIVTAVYLRIVRRLLEKPG, from the coding sequence ATGGACGTCCTGAAGCTTGTGACGACGATCTCCCTCGTCTGCCTGATGCTCATGGAGGGGCTCGGCGTCGACGTTCGAGGGCTCCTCGACCTGCGGCGACGGCCGATGCTCTTCGTGCGCGCGTTCATCGCGGTGGACGTGCTCGTGCCCGTGGCGGCGTGGATCGTGATCGTCCTCATCCGGCCCCTCCGCCCCGTGGTCGGCGCCGTCGCGCTCCTCGCCGCCTGCCCGATCGCGCCCCTCGCCTTCCGGCGGATCACGCAGGCAGGCGGGCAACGCGAGACGGCCGGCGCGATCCACATCGTGCTCTCCGTCCTCGCGGTCGTGACCACGCCCGTCACGATCGTGCTGCTCGGCAGAGCCCTCGGCTTCCGCGCGGAGGTCGAGCCGATGCCGGTCGCCCGACAAGTGGCGCTCGGCCTGGTGGTCCCGTTCGCGGCTGGGATCGGCGCACGCGCGCTCTGGCCCGAGCTGGCCGGAAAGGTGCGGCGTCCCGGCGCGCGCGTGGCGCTCCTCTTCCTCATGGCAGTCTTCGTGCTGGTGCTCGTCTTCAACGCCCGAGCGCTGGTCGAGCTGGGCGTCCGCGAGTACCTGGCGATGGCCGCGTTCGTCGCGGCGGCCCTGGCGCTCGGCCACGCCGTGGGAGGAGGCGACAGCAGGGAGCGCACCGTCTTCGCGATGGAGAGCGCGTCCCGCAACCTGGGCCTGGCGTTCTTCATCGCCTCGGTCCAGGTCGGAGAGAACGTGGCGCTCCCGATCCTCGTGCCCTACGGGGTCGTGTTCCTGATCGTCACGGCGGTGTACCTGCGGATCGTCCGCAGACTGCTCGAGAAGCCCGGCTGA